The DNA sequence AGGACGTTATTATCATTGGTGGAGGACTGGCCGGTTTGGTGAGTGCGCTGGAACTGGCCCGCGCGGGTCACGCCGTCACGGTTGTGGAACGGAAGACCTACCCCTTCCATAAAGTTTGTGGTGAATACGTATCCAATGAAGTCAAGCCCTATGTGGAGTCGCTGGGGGTCGATCTGGCGGGTTTGGGAGCAACGACTATCAACCGGTTTCAGGTGTCTGCCCCATCGGGACGGCTGCTCGAAAGTAAGCTGGACCTGGGTGGTTTTGGCATCAGCCGGTACCGGCTCGACTATGAGTTGTACCAGCTCGGCTTGCTGGCCGGGGTACAGTTCCAGTTGGGGAAACAGGTCGATGAGGTACAGTTTGCCGACAATCGGTTTGCGGTGACCAGCAGCGACGGTATTACTCTGAGCAGCCGGCTGGTGCTGGGTACGTTCGGCAAACGGACAAAACTGGACAAAACCCTCAACCGGGCGTTCATGCAACAGCCGTCGCCCTACATCGGCGTCAAATACCACGTCAGGGTCGACCTGCCCGACGATGTGATTGCCCTGCACAATTTTTCGGATGGCTACTGCGGCATGTCGGCCATTGAAGCGGGGAGCTACTGCGTGTGTTACCTGACCACCCGTACCAACCTGCGGCAGCATGGCAGTATCCCCGCCATGGAAGAAGCCATTCTGTACCAGAACCCGCACCTGCGTTCGGTCTTTACGTCTGCACAGCATCTGTATGACAAGCCGGAGGTGATCAACGAAATATCCTTCGCGCCAAAGCGGGCCGTGGAAAACCATATCCTGATGGTGGGTGATTCGGCGGGCCTCATTACCCCCCTCTGCGGCAACGGTATGGCCATGGCGATTCACGGGGCTAAGTTCGCCAGTGAGCTGTCGGGCGCTTTTTTGCGGGGCCAGCTCACTCGGCAGCAACTGGAGCAGCAGTACCAGCGGGGCTGGTCGCAGCGGTTTGCCCGGCGGCTGTGGGTAGGCCGTACCGTGCAGAAGCTGTTTGGCAAGCCGTGGCTTACCGAAGCGGGTGCCTGGGCGTTTGGCGTTTTCAGACCAGCGCTGCGCACGGTGATGCGGCAAACGCACGGCGATGTAATTAACGTATGACAGCGCCCGCATCTGCCAGCAGTACCACTCGGACATTCTCCCTGTTGGTTGGCCTGAAAAATAATCTGGCCTATTCGAAGTATTTCTATGCCCGGACGCGCGCACTCTATCCAGCCGTTGAGCTTGTCTTTGTCAGTTTCAACAGCGTGGACGGTACGCATCAGTGGCTCGATTCGCTGCAGGATGAGCATGTCAGGTACTACTACGAAAACCGTGACCGTACCCTGTCTGATACCTACAATAAGTGTATCGAACTGGCTACATCCGACTATGTCATCTTCGCGCACAACGATATGGTGCTGGCACCTGGCTTCATTGAGGAATTGACAACGCTGCAGACGGATCGGCGGGTTATTTTTTACACGACCATAGAGCCACCCATCTTCGCGGATGATCCGCGCCCGGGAAAAATCATTCAGGACTTCGGGAGGGATATCGATACGTTTCAGCAGCGGGCGTTTTTTCAGTTTGTGGCGGCTGAACGGCAGCGAAACACCCAGGCTGGCCAGTCGGTCGTTGCTACCCAGAAGGGTATTCTCTTTTTGACCGCGTCCCGGAAGGTACTGCTGGACATGGGGGGCCTCGACCCGCTGTTTAATCCTATGTTCTGCGAAGACGACGACTTGGTAGTACGGTTCCGGCTGAACGGCATGGAGATGTGCGTTGCGTTGAACGCGGTATGTTATCATTTCGTGAGCAAGACATCCCGGTTTTCGGCCGAGTATACGCACCGGACCAGCCAGATCGAAAGGCAATCTGTTCGAAACTTCATTCGCAAGTGGGGTTTTGCCACTAGCGCTACCGTCCAGCACCGGTACGACATTGGGCTGATTCTGACCAATGGTGACGCGGCCGTATTGGGTGAACTGGAGCCCTGGGTGGCAACGGTCTATACCGATCTTGATCCGGTGTCCTACGTCCAGCAGGAGCAACCGTATACCCGTATCGATCTGTCCCGTAAAATAAAGCCGCTAACGGCAACGCGGACCAATGGCATTCTGGTATCGCTGGATGCCCGCCGGGCCACCGCCACCCAGCGGCAGCAGATTGCGTTCTTGGTCGAGATCATCCATCACCGGCTCCACAAACCGCGGTCGCCGTGGAAGCGGTTGTGGCGTCGTATAGTCCCGACATTTACCTGGCAGGGGTACCGTATTCGAATCATTGATCCCACTACGTCCGAAGCGCGACTGATTCATAAAAAACTGACCTATGCTTAAGCAGTTGTTTGCCCGCCGAATCCGGGTGTCGTATGGCATTACCGTTTGCAACGAAGCCGTGGAACTGGAGCGGCTGATTCTTTTTTTACTGCTCCACAAAGACCCACGGGATCAGATCGTGGTCTTGCAGGACAGCACCCAGCCTGATGCGTGGGTGTCCGACCTGCTGAACAGATACCGGCATAAAATAACGTATCAGTCCGCACGGCTCGACGGTGATTTTGCTACGTTCAAGAACAACCTGCTGCGCCTGGCAACGGGCGACTATCTGTTTCAGATTGACGCCGATGAGGTGCCGACCGAGACGCTGCTCCGGTCCCTGAAAAGTGTACTCCAAAAACATAAGCAGGCCGATTGCCTGGCCATACCGCGCATCAATCTGGTTAAAGGGCTGACCCAGGCGTGGATCGACGCCTGGCAGTGGCAGGTCGACAGCCAGGGGCGTATCAACTACCCGGACTATCAGGTCCGTATCTTCAGGCTGAACCAGCGAATCCGATGGAAAAACAAAGTGCACGAAGAGTTGGAAGGCCAGCAGCACTGCCATTTTTTGCCCGCCGACACGGATGATTTCTGCCTGCTGCATCTGAAGGATATTGACCGACAGAAAAGGCAGAATGACTTTTACCAGTCGCTCGGATGAGTGAACGCAATGCCGGTTCATGGACCGGGAGCCGGGTGTTATCCATTAGTTTTGTCGTATGAAGAGAATAGCGTTTGTTGTACAGCGTTACGGCGTAGAAGTGAACGGAGGGGCCGAATACTATTGTCGGCTGATGGCCGAGCGACTGGCGAATACCTACGACGTTGATGTGCTGACCAGTTGTGCGCTTGAATACATTACCTGGGCTAACTGGTATCCGGCCGAGCGGGTAACCATCAACGGTGTTCAGGTTCACCGGTTTGCCACGAAACACGAGCGCCTGGTTAAAGAGGGTGCCCGGGCTGAACACAAACTCAAAAAGTGGTCCAGGCCGGAGGAGAGCCAGGGATTGGGCCGGTTAAAGATGCTGGCGCGGGCGCTGGTAGGCAAGAGCATTCGGCGGTACAGCCGCTTGTGGGCAAAATACCAGGGACCGTACACCCCCGACCTGATCGATTACCTGAAACAAAATCATCAGCAGTATGATGCGCTTATCTTCATTACCTACCTCTATTACCCCACCATTGCTGGTCTGAACGTAGCGCCCCACAAGTCAATTTTTATTCCGACGGCCCACGATGAGGTGCCGATCTACCTGCCTGTATTTCGGCCATTGTTTCAAAAGCCCCGCGCTATTCTGTTTTTAACGCCCGCCGAACGAAGCTTTGTCCACCAGCTTTTCCAGAATGAGTCGATTCGCAATGACGTTGTGGGCGTGGGTATAGAACCCGCCAAAACGTACTCAGACAAAAGCGCAGCCGAACTATTGTCAGCCAGCCTGCCGGGGTCGGTAGCGCCCGATGCAGCTGTCAATTACCTGCTTTATATCGGACGGATTGATACGGCAAAGGGCTGCGATACGATGTTCGAGCTGTTTATTCGGTACAAAGCCGAGCAGCCCTCAGACGTGAAGCTGGTGTTGGTCGGGCAGGCATTCATGCCCATTCCGGAACACCCGGACCTGCTGCCGGTTGGCTTTGTCGATGAGCCCACAAAAGCGACGCTGCTACAAAACGCCCAGGCCCTACTAATGCCATCGCCCTACGAAAGCCTGTCGATGGTGACGCTGGAAAGCTTTGCCGTGGGCATTCCTGTCGTTGCCACCGCCGAATGTGCCGTCCTGCGCGATCACATTGTGGGGAGCCAGGCGGGGCTTCTGTATCAAAGCTATGCCGACTTCAAAACCGCTATCGATCAGATTTTAACCCAGGATTCATCGGTTATGGCCGCCAGGGGACGCGCCTATGTCGATCAGTACTATACCTGGTCGACTGTGCTGGCCAAATTCGACGACGCTGTTAACTACGTTGCCGGGTAAAGAGAAGGGTCCGGCGCGCTCCTTCAGAAGTAGGCCGGACCCAATTTACACCCACGGGACGGGGGAAAACGAAATTATTGCAGAATCTCCTGCATGTTGTTCAGACGCTTGTAGACGCTATCGGTCCGGTTGATCAGGTCGTAGTGGTTACCCCGTTCAACGATTTCACCCCCTTCCATAATCAGAATCTCGTCGGCTTCCTTGATGGTGCTCAGCCGGTGGGCAATAACAAGCGTAGTCCGGCCTTCCATCAGGTTGTCCAGCGCTTCCTGAACGGACTTTTCAGATTCGACATCCAGCGCCGATGTGGCTTCGTCCAGAATAAGGATGGAGGGCTGCTTGAATACCGCCCGGGCAATACTCAGCCGCTGGCGCTGGCCACCACTCAGCCGTACCCCCCGGTCTCCGATGTTGGTGTTATACCCGTCTTCGGTGTCCATGATGAAGGCATGAGCGTTGGCTACTTTGGCCGCAGCTATGACGTCTTCCAGGCGCGCGTCCGGCTGCCCGAGCGCGATATTATTAAAGATCGTATCGTTAAAGAGAATAATTTCCTGGGTAACAAAGCTCATCTGCCGGCGCAGGGAGTCCATCGTGTAGTTGCTGACATCAACACCATCAATATAGACATTCCCCTGGGTGGGTTCGTAGAAGCGGGGAATCAGATCGGCAATGGTTGATTTACCGACGCCCGATGGACCAACGAGCGCAATCTTCCGGCCTTTCTCCATCCGGAAGCTGATATTTCGGAGAACGGGTTTGTCGCCATACTGGAAACTGACGTTTTCAAAGACGACGTCCCGTTTAAACCGTTCCAGCACAATGGCATCGGGTTTATCCTCGATCTCGATTGGTTTGTCGAGCAGTTCCAGAATTCGCTCGCCGGCGGCCTGTCCCTGCTGGATGTTGGTGAGGGCAACCACAATTGCCTTGGCCGGCCGGATCACCTGGGAAAAAATGGCGATGAACGCAATGAACGAACTGGCCTGCAGGTTACTCTCGCTGTTGAGGACCAGGCTACCGCCAAAAACCAGAATACACGCTACGACGAAGACCCCCGATGCCTCGGAAAAAGCGGGAGCCAGCTCCCGCCGTTTAAAGCCTTCCAGACTGGCTTTCCGGTAAAAATCGTTTTCGAAGCTGAAACGCTGAAGGACAAATGGTGTTGCGTTGAACGACCGGATGATCCGCATACCCATTAACGTCTCATCCATGAGTGTGAGCATGCGCCCCATCGACGACTGGACGTCCTGGGCTTCTTTCTTGAGTCGCTTGGTGACGGCGGCAATCCCAACCGCCGATACGGGGATGATGACGAGCGTAAATAGCATCAGCTTGGGCGAAATCAGAAAGAGCGCCACAAAATAGCCGATCAGCATGTAAGGCTCCTTAAACACTACCTCAATCGAGCTGGCCGCCACCCCTTCAATCGCGTAAACGTCGCCGTTGAGCCGGGAAAGCAGATCGCCCTTGTGCTCTTTGGTGAAGTAACCCAGGTGTAAGTGGTTTATTTTGGCAAACAGCGCTTCGCGCAGCCGTTTGACGAGCAGTGTGCGGGCCCCCAGCAGGCAGCGTTGGGCCAAAAACCGGAACAGGTTGGTCATGACCACGGCAACCACGACCATCCCCGCCAGGAAGTACAGGGCGTAGATAGGATTGGTGGTTTTGAACTCGTAGATCAGGTGGTAGAAGATCGTTTTAAAATAGTCGCCGGACAGGCGAAACTCCGGCATCGATGCATACTTGGCGGCATCGGCCGTGTTGATGGGATCGAACAAAAAATTAAGCAGTGGAATAATCAACGCAAACTGGAAGATGTTGAAAAACACACTGATAATGGTAAAGAAAAAGAACGGGATGATGAATTTTCCATAAGGCTTGGCAAAGGCCATGAGCCGTTTATACACTTTCATTCGTTGGTCGTAATGTAAATAAATTCACCCATCCATAGTTGGAAAAGGTGCTTTTGGCTGGTGCGTAGCGGTTATTTTACCCGAGCAAAGATCGGTAAACGTCCAGGTATTTACGAGCCGAGTCTTCCCAGTTGAACGTAGCACTGTACGCTTTCATTGCTTCCTGGATGTGACTGCCCGCTTTGTTGTAGTGCGACATCCCGGCCTGAAAATCAGTATGCATGTTGTTGAAATCCTGAAAATAAAAAGCGAGGTCTTTCCCGATTTCGGTCATGGCCGTGTGCTTCGATAAAAATACGGGCTTGCCAACGGACATGGCTTCGGTAATGGGTAAACCAAAGCCTTCGGCGAGCGATGGCATGACCAGGGCCTGGCAGTTGTGATAGTACCAGGATTTTTCGCCTTCTGTCACTTCATTGATCAGGTGTGTCCGGTCCTGAACGTTCAGCTCCGACGCCTGCTGCCGAATAAAGTTTGCGTAGGTTTTGTCGCCGTGCCGTCCCGCCAGTACCAGTTCCATTGAAGGGTTACTCTGCAGCAATGGCAGGATGCGATGCTGGTTTTTCTGCCGGACGATGGTACCGATGTTGAACAGAAAAGGAACGGCCGGGCGGTACGATTTTTCTTCCAGTATAGGCTTGGTGAGCCCGTTGGTGCCGTTGTAGATCACATGCACCGGCCGGTTCCCCACATCACAGTATGTGAGTACATCATTGCGGGTAAATTCAGAAATGCACACGATGGCATTGCTTCGGTTGATGTTTTCCTGCAGGTGCCTGAGGTTCCGGGTTTTCTTCCGGTCCGGCATATCCTCGTAAAGGAAGTTGAGGTCATGAATGGTCAGCAACACCTTGATCTTCCTGTTGCGACGGGGCAGGTAATTCGAGCTCTGGTACGTGCAATGCCATAAATGGTACTGGCTGACCGAGGGCATGAAAAACTTTTGCAGCGACTGCTGGGGTAGCGTGGGTACCGATGGGCCAAACGTAGAGGGTACGTGGCTCGGCATGAAAACCGATATTTTTTCCTGCGTGCTGTGCTGCATCAGGGCTCTTCCCAAATTGAGACAAAAGTAGTACAGGCCCGTATTGGCGTACTTCATTCGTTCGCAGTCGAAGATGATCTTATTCATAACGTAGGTTGATAAGCTGAGCAGAAAAGTTTGATACGAGCGTCATAACGAAAAATAAATGCCTGCCTACGGGAGTTCAATAAACATAATAGTTTGTCTATAGTTTGAGGAGTCTATTAGCTGGTAGAAGGGTTGGAAAATAGCCGCAGTAATATTTTTTCTCAGGTAAAATACAGGCTCAAACCCGATAATATTGCATAAATCGACATTATCTGAGGGTATGAACCCCCTAAATCTGCAAACTCAACGTATGTCTCATATTATATTAGATTGCAACCTGATGAAGTATTCACATTCCGGGTTGTACCACTATTGCCAGCATCTCGGCGATCACATCAATCAGCTGCTCCAGGCCGAGGAAAAGCCCCCCGTGCAGATGTATTTGCCCCCCCGGCGCAAGCTGAAACTGCACACCGAGCCGTACCATCTGGTTGAGCAGCGCTGGCACAAGCTGTTCCGGCCCTTTCTGAAAGACTGCCTGATTTGGCACGCTCCCTTTCAATCCGGGCGGATCATCCCCAACAAAAAGCGCTATCCCCACATCAAAGTGGTGCTGACCATTCATGATTTGAACGTACTCCACGAAGGAAAGCCGGCCGACGTGCAGCAGAAAAGTATTGCCCATACGCAGTCGCTGATTGCTCAGAGTGACGCCATTGTCTGCATCTCGGAAGCCACCCGGACCGACGTCCTGGCTCACTGCGACGTTGGCAGCAAGCCCATACACGTGATCTATAATGGGTTGAACAAGGTGCCGCAACAGGTAGGCGAGCCTGTTGCCTACAAGCCTGACCGGCCGTTTTTGCTGGGCATTGGCTACCAGAACAAGAAAAAGAATTTTCACGTCCTGCTGCCGTTGCTTCGGTCAAATCCTGACCTGGAACTGCTCCTGGCGGGCCATCACGACGATCCGGCCTATGTCGACCAGATGCGGCAAGTGGCGCAACGTATGGGTGTGGCTGATCGGCTGCACCTGCTTGGAACTGTTTCTGAAGCCGACAAAGCGTGGTACCTGAACCATTGTCAGGCGTTTCTGCACCCCTCGCTGGCAGAAGGATTTGGGCTACCGGTTATTGAAGCGATGCAGTTTGGCAAGCCCGTGTTTTTGTCAACGACGACCTCATTACCGGAAATAGGGGGAGATGCCGCTTTTTACTTTCCTGATTTCGAAGCCGAAACGGTTCAGCGTGTTTTTGAACAGGGCATGGCTGCCTACGCGCAGACGCCGAACGCCGAAACTGTTATTCAGCAGCATGCGGCACGCTTTACGTGGGAGAAAAGTGCCCGGCAGTACGTTGCCGTTTATAATTCGCTATTAAGCTGAGGATCAGGAGCACGCAAGCCCGATACCTGCTTGGCCTCTGGTCAGTACGTTCTCAGTACCTTCAGCCGGTGATTCTTGTTGAGCTTAACGCGTGGATTACTAATGAGGTGGAAGAGAATACCGCTGCCGAGCAATGTGCCCACTACCGGTAACGTATTAGCGTAGAACCCCTGCTGATTGACGATGTCAGCAATGAGATAAACACCCCCGGCAATGGGAAAGAGTGACCCGGCGGCTGTCACAAATGGAATCCGGCGGTGCAGGTAAAATCGCTGAATATCGGTAAAACGAAAGGTTACCGGCTCATCGCGGTTCATCACTTCATTGGCCATCAGCACCGTGAACGTACTGTCGGTTACGTCATAAAGCTGCTCCCGGTATTTTTTGCCACCTGCCTTGAAATGAATCTCGTCGCCCTCAAAAAAGCGGTACCGGTGAAAACCGCCCAGGGCGTGGTTCACATCCAGAGCCAAATAGCGGGAGGGGCGGATCAGGGCCGAATAAGCGGTGCCCCGACGTTGCAGAAGTTGTTCAGTCGTAAGCGTGTCACGGGGTTGGGCGTAGGCGAGCGACGCGAAGAAGGACAACGTCAGAAAGAGAAAAAGGCGGACGTTCATGGGGTATGAATGAAAAAAGCAGACGGTCTTGGCTAAAGTAAGCCCTAAACCGCCTGCTTTGTTTCTTCCTGATGAACGATCCCGCCTTTATTGCGTCAATGTTCGGCCTTTGGGATACTTAATTTCGTAGCGGAACGACAGAGCGCGGTTTTCGCCGGGCTGCAACGTCACACGGTACGTTAACTTACCGGTTTCCGGGTTCAGTTCGGCACCGCCCGCGTCGGTCAGCGATACATCAATCCGGCTGTCGGTCGAGACGGGGATCTGGTCATAAACGGTCAGGCTAACGGGCTCCTGACGGGTATTACGCAGGCTGATCCGGTAGGCGTGGCCTTCGCGCTGGTTGCTGCCCAGCGTTTTGCGGCTGTTCACATCTTCGATCTGCTCGCGTTTGGCAATGATTCGTTTGTCGCGTCCCAATGAGAGCGACAACGTATCTTTTGCTTCGGCCAGGATCACCTGCGATTCGCCGACGAACGTACCTTCAAAATAAACCCGGGCAACGCCGTTAAGCAGATTCAATTTATCCCAGCCCGTAATCTGCGCCGTCAGGAAGGCATCGGTATCCAGTTTGGGCGTCAGTTCGTAGCGGTACGTAGCAGGCAGGTCGGAGGTCTGAATATCGACCAGCTGCGACCGCCCGTTCGTCAGAATCGTATACGGAATGGCAATGACGAAGCTTACGTTGGTGGGCTGATCGACGGCCTGGGTGACGCTGGCCGTCGTTTCCAGCTGAGCGGGGGCTGCCGCAGCTTCGTCGGCGCTCATGGTTTTCATACTACGGCGTACGCCCTCGTAACCCACGCTGACATTGGGTAGTACAACCGGCGGCTTCGGCTCGTAAAAGCCAACGTAGTCGGTTCCCAGTTCGGGTTGAGAGCCGGGTAGCGCCGGGTTCGCCGTCGACAGTGTCAGCCGGACGTTCTGCCAGTCGAAGCCGGTATTCTGGTAAACCTGCGCTTTGTAGGCCAGTGAAGCGGAGCTTTTGGTGTCGCGCACCCGAACGTCGTAGACGGGTGTCCAGCCTGCATTTCCTACGATGTAGTTGAGGTTCAGGTCGATCGTTGTTCGGCTGCGGGCAGTGAGTGTCACTTCTATTTCACCCACGGGGCGTTCGCGTTTGGCGTTCTGCTCCTTCACCTGAGCCTCGAGTCGGTCGACGTGTTTTTTCTGCTCCACCATCCGGCGGTTCAGTACGAGTAGCTCCTGGCCAATTTTGGTGAGCCGTTCGCGGTAAAAAGCGGCCATATCAGTGATCTGTTTCACCGTCGCCCCCGCGTCCTTTCCGCCCACCTGTTTGTTGGCCAGAATCAGCTTTTTCTCTTCCTGTAAAACATCTTCCTGCACAGTGAGAGCCTCATAGGCTTCACGGTTGATGCGCAGCGAATCTTCCAGCCGTTGCAGCGACGCCGGTTTGCTGGCTTTGGTCAGGAAGTTGGTACGAAACTGAACACCCTGTATAACTGCATCGCCCTTACCCGCCACCTGAATACTCTGTGGATCGGTCTGGGCGGGGGCGTTCTCAATGATCAGTCGGGTGGTACCGGCGTTGACGGTAGCCGTAGCCCGGGCCGAAAGCTGGGCGCGGGTCAGAAAAACCGTCACCTGCTCGAGTTTGGCGTCAATACGTTGTTCGCCGTCGGGCTGCTCACGGCTAACCTGGGCGATACTAACACTGTAGATAAGATGGGCAAGAACTACTGCCGGGATGAATCGATTCATGTTACTGAGGGGGATCGTTATCCCATAGACCCTATTAGGTAGGCATTCGTTTAATCGGCCTTCGTAAATGAAGTGGCGGGGAGGTTGGGTCTGGGTTCGTCTGGGCCCGGGGAATGAATTCGTCTGGACCCACGAATTTATTCGTGGGCTGGTAATCGGTACGTATTTTTGCGCCCATGATTACCGCTCCCCAACTCCGAACGTTTACCGAACAAATATTTAGTGCCATCGGCTGCTCCGACGCCGATGCCCGTCTGGCTGCCGATGTCCTCGTTAGTGCCGATCTGCGGGGTGTCGACTCCCACGGGGTGGCCCGGCTACCGGGCTATGTCCGGTTGTACGACAATGGCCGTATCAACCCCAACCCCAATATCCGCATCGTCCACGAAACACCTTCCACCGCTGTCGTCGATGGCGACCGGGGACTGGGTCTGGTTGTGGGGCCGTGGGCTATGCAGGTCGCCATCGAGAAAGCCCGGGTTGCCGGAACCGGCTGGGTGGCGGTGCGTAACTCCAACCACTTCGGCATTGCTGGTTACCACGCGCTCCTGGCCGCCGACCACGACATGATCGGGCAGGCCATGACCCATGCCGCTCCGCTGGTAGCTCCCACGTTTTCGCTGGACAAGCTCCTGGGAACCAATCCCATTGCTGTAGCAATTCCGGCCGCTACGGAACCAACGTTCCTGGCCGACTTTGCTTCCACGGCGGTGGCTTACGGAAAACTGGAGATCCTGCAGCGCAAAGGACAGGATATTCCCGAGGGCTGGGCGCAGAATGCCGCTGGCGAGATCACGACCGATGCCAATGCCATCCGCAACGGCGGGGCGCTGTTGCCCCTGGGCACCGACCGCGAGCATGGATCGCACAAAGGCTACGGGCTGGGCGCCATCGTCGATATTTTTTCGGGTGTGCTGTCCGGCGCTAACTACGGGCCGTGGGTGCCGCCATTTGCTACGGCAGGTTTCATGCAGGCCAACGAGGGTGTTGGTCAGGGCACCGGCCACTTTTTTGGTGCGATGCGGATCGATGCATTCCGGCCTGCCGACGAATTTAAGACGCACATGGACACCTGGATTCAGCGATTCCGGCAGGCAAAAGCCGTGGAGGGAAAGCAGGTGTTGATCCCCGGCGACCCCGAGCGCATGATGGAAGCCGAACGGCTGGCCAACGGGATACCCGTTGTTGAACCCGTCGTGAAAAGCCTGGAAGAACTGGGTGAGCGATTTGGGGTGCGCCTGTGAACCTCTTTTGCCCAAGCCCGTTACACCTACTACGACTAAACGACTGATTCCTTACTCTTCTACGTTTTATGCAGCACCGAACACTCGGCAAAACAGGCTTTTCCATTTCCGAAATCAGCCTCGGTACCTGGCAGGTAGGCGGCAAATGGGGCGACCCATTCAGCCACGATAATGCCGACCGGATTCTGAACACAGCGGTGGATGCCGGCATCAATTTCATCGACACCGCAGATGTCTACGGGGACGGCGAAAGCGAAAAAGCCGTTGGCCGGCTCGTACAGTCGCGGTCAGAGCGTATCTACGTCGCTACCAAATGCGGCCGTCGCCTGCAACCCCAC is a window from the Spirosoma rigui genome containing:
- a CDS encoding NAD(P)/FAD-dependent oxidoreductase produces the protein MQDVIIIGGGLAGLVSALELARAGHAVTVVERKTYPFHKVCGEYVSNEVKPYVESLGVDLAGLGATTINRFQVSAPSGRLLESKLDLGGFGISRYRLDYELYQLGLLAGVQFQLGKQVDEVQFADNRFAVTSSDGITLSSRLVLGTFGKRTKLDKTLNRAFMQQPSPYIGVKYHVRVDLPDDVIALHNFSDGYCGMSAIEAGSYCVCYLTTRTNLRQHGSIPAMEEAILYQNPHLRSVFTSAQHLYDKPEVINEISFAPKRAVENHILMVGDSAGLITPLCGNGMAMAIHGAKFASELSGAFLRGQLTRQQLEQQYQRGWSQRFARRLWVGRTVQKLFGKPWLTEAGAWAFGVFRPALRTVMRQTHGDVINV
- a CDS encoding glycosyltransferase family 2 protein, whose translation is MTAPASASSTTRTFSLLVGLKNNLAYSKYFYARTRALYPAVELVFVSFNSVDGTHQWLDSLQDEHVRYYYENRDRTLSDTYNKCIELATSDYVIFAHNDMVLAPGFIEELTTLQTDRRVIFYTTIEPPIFADDPRPGKIIQDFGRDIDTFQQRAFFQFVAAERQRNTQAGQSVVATQKGILFLTASRKVLLDMGGLDPLFNPMFCEDDDLVVRFRLNGMEMCVALNAVCYHFVSKTSRFSAEYTHRTSQIERQSVRNFIRKWGFATSATVQHRYDIGLILTNGDAAVLGELEPWVATVYTDLDPVSYVQQEQPYTRIDLSRKIKPLTATRTNGILVSLDARRATATQRQQIAFLVEIIHHRLHKPRSPWKRLWRRIVPTFTWQGYRIRIIDPTTSEARLIHKKLTYA
- a CDS encoding glycosyltransferase, which codes for MLKQLFARRIRVSYGITVCNEAVELERLILFLLLHKDPRDQIVVLQDSTQPDAWVSDLLNRYRHKITYQSARLDGDFATFKNNLLRLATGDYLFQIDADEVPTETLLRSLKSVLQKHKQADCLAIPRINLVKGLTQAWIDAWQWQVDSQGRINYPDYQVRIFRLNQRIRWKNKVHEELEGQQHCHFLPADTDDFCLLHLKDIDRQKRQNDFYQSLG
- a CDS encoding glycosyltransferase family 4 protein, whose translation is MKRIAFVVQRYGVEVNGGAEYYCRLMAERLANTYDVDVLTSCALEYITWANWYPAERVTINGVQVHRFATKHERLVKEGARAEHKLKKWSRPEESQGLGRLKMLARALVGKSIRRYSRLWAKYQGPYTPDLIDYLKQNHQQYDALIFITYLYYPTIAGLNVAPHKSIFIPTAHDEVPIYLPVFRPLFQKPRAILFLTPAERSFVHQLFQNESIRNDVVGVGIEPAKTYSDKSAAELLSASLPGSVAPDAAVNYLLYIGRIDTAKGCDTMFELFIRYKAEQPSDVKLVLVGQAFMPIPEHPDLLPVGFVDEPTKATLLQNAQALLMPSPYESLSMVTLESFAVGIPVVATAECAVLRDHIVGSQAGLLYQSYADFKTAIDQILTQDSSVMAARGRAYVDQYYTWSTVLAKFDDAVNYVAG
- a CDS encoding ABC transporter ATP-binding protein — protein: MKVYKRLMAFAKPYGKFIIPFFFFTIISVFFNIFQFALIIPLLNFLFDPINTADAAKYASMPEFRLSGDYFKTIFYHLIYEFKTTNPIYALYFLAGMVVVAVVMTNLFRFLAQRCLLGARTLLVKRLREALFAKINHLHLGYFTKEHKGDLLSRLNGDVYAIEGVAASSIEVVFKEPYMLIGYFVALFLISPKLMLFTLVIIPVSAVGIAAVTKRLKKEAQDVQSSMGRMLTLMDETLMGMRIIRSFNATPFVLQRFSFENDFYRKASLEGFKRRELAPAFSEASGVFVVACILVFGGSLVLNSESNLQASSFIAFIAIFSQVIRPAKAIVVALTNIQQGQAAGERILELLDKPIEIEDKPDAIVLERFKRDVVFENVSFQYGDKPVLRNISFRMEKGRKIALVGPSGVGKSTIADLIPRFYEPTQGNVYIDGVDVSNYTMDSLRRQMSFVTQEIILFNDTIFNNIALGQPDARLEDVIAAAKVANAHAFIMDTEDGYNTNIGDRGVRLSGGQRQRLSIARAVFKQPSILILDEATSALDVESEKSVQEALDNLMEGRTTLVIAHRLSTIKEADEILIMEGGEIVERGNHYDLINRTDSVYKRLNNMQEILQ
- a CDS encoding glycosyltransferase family 4 protein, encoding MNKIIFDCERMKYANTGLYYFCLNLGRALMQHSTQEKISVFMPSHVPSTFGPSVPTLPQQSLQKFFMPSVSQYHLWHCTYQSSNYLPRRNRKIKVLLTIHDLNFLYEDMPDRKKTRNLRHLQENINRSNAIVCISEFTRNDVLTYCDVGNRPVHVIYNGTNGLTKPILEEKSYRPAVPFLFNIGTIVRQKNQHRILPLLQSNPSMELVLAGRHGDKTYANFIRQQASELNVQDRTHLINEVTEGEKSWYYHNCQALVMPSLAEGFGLPITEAMSVGKPVFLSKHTAMTEIGKDLAFYFQDFNNMHTDFQAGMSHYNKAGSHIQEAMKAYSATFNWEDSARKYLDVYRSLLG
- a CDS encoding glycosyltransferase family 4 protein, encoding MKYSHSGLYHYCQHLGDHINQLLQAEEKPPVQMYLPPRRKLKLHTEPYHLVEQRWHKLFRPFLKDCLIWHAPFQSGRIIPNKKRYPHIKVVLTIHDLNVLHEGKPADVQQKSIAHTQSLIAQSDAIVCISEATRTDVLAHCDVGSKPIHVIYNGLNKVPQQVGEPVAYKPDRPFLLGIGYQNKKKNFHVLLPLLRSNPDLELLLAGHHDDPAYVDQMRQVAQRMGVADRLHLLGTVSEADKAWYLNHCQAFLHPSLAEGFGLPVIEAMQFGKPVFLSTTTSLPEIGGDAAFYFPDFEAETVQRVFEQGMAAYAQTPNAETVIQQHAARFTWEKSARQYVAVYNSLLS